One genomic region from Leguminivora glycinivorella isolate SPB_JAAS2020 chromosome 8, LegGlyc_1.1, whole genome shotgun sequence encodes:
- the LOC125228481 gene encoding sorting nexin-25-like, whose product MWTWVGISSVPLWLMLAWYFPIIWSPVYLLVLTIFLVVLVFALTLWGHISLSSPHQPSIFLMDKVEKELRQLEETLKDDLSTWPHAVKKSHLPVIFGRTVDSQLQQLIDYVLRDFVTRWLKEFAYRPEPVVDKFKEHVWGAIKNLHERLLRVDAEKLLANDMVLKITQHFERIRIAQSCALELNQAPVFALAPHLMLCETELHYLRQISELIVMFLMPRCYSLSPVSHFMREVLACKVFQPAIDLITDPDYINQKIIQYLEAQKEVNAMHVRTHEYAKTFEDYIRLINSCDNVDQLKRLRYDIVTQIMQATTLQNMKRAKGVDVDAEKGGQQNVSRQQIADAKKLKRYITQLSIAKLECEEHLKRLGWDGAFPAVNESDNKCLPLHKVLESVTGRRYLSMFLETMCSQGLVGFWMGVEELRHSPRSSWHQLGAEIFYTYIRSPTAEIKVDKDTRKRMEAFLLGDKGPEVFYEVQDTVVDTIQEKYYSSFMLSEQYKALMIELANEEANKEINAERSPIEDRQLSNESVSSAESAAALHLTEHSTYARRKLDQLQERHNNKTQALAALRASLKPESRALAMLENEVERLTEEQMRLESHLARTDTWAEHLGTWRATVQSAEILDENKPPQFVIVVHMAEQETTSIEDERPEQISTGWVILRTLNDFQDLHRKLRPMCSELKNLELPSNSFKFLFGKNDKNSLDKAKNLIQKYLEFVLEDDRLNQSEPLYTFLNATSEFTKQGDNPKKNKFSFSTLFKSTSSEATNRSSTDREAFTHLSADEDEISLYLDGNGTDPANKNMANAMRGAGPLGEERDSIAEPLYALLSEVFDMRGVFRWLRKTLVTFVQITYGRTINRQIKETVTWLFSEQMLHYYISVVLKSWWPGGVLSEPGNRNMADREHTRTIALEQLSETVVDALSSLVGAHAAARGAHKLFHTLQNTKHNKQLAYELFELVLMEVFPELKRYHT is encoded by the exons ATGTGGACGTGGGTCGGGATAAGTTCAGTGCCCTTGTGGTTAATGTTGGCATGGTACTTTCCAATAATTTGGAGTCCAGTTTACCTTTTAGTGTTGACTATTTTTCTGGTAGTTCTGGTGTTTGCACTGACATTATGGGGCCACATCTCTCTGTCTTCGCCTCACCAGCCTTCCATTTTTCTGATGGATAAAGTAGAAAAAGAGTTGAGGCAGTTGGAGGAAACTTTAAAG GATGACCTAAGTACCTGGCCGCATGCAGTTAAAAAGAGTCATCTACCAGTCATATTTGGTCGCACCGTTGACAGCCAGTTACAGCAACTGATTGACTATGTCCTCAGAGATTTTGTTACTCGTTGGCTGAAAGAGTTTGCCTATAGGCCCGAACCTGTTGTTGACAAATTTAAGGAACATGTATGGGGTGCAATAAAAAATCTACACGAGCGATTGTTGCGAGTTGATGCTGAAAAGCTATTAGCTAATGATATGGTGTTGAAAATTACTCAGCATTTTGAGCGTATTAGAATTGCTCAGAGCTGTGC ATTAGAACTAAACCAGGCGCCAGTGTTCGCACTAGCACCTCACCTAATGTTGTGCGAGACGGAGCTCCACTACCTCCGGCAGATCAGTGAGCTGATTGTCATGTTCCTCATGCCGAGATGCTACTCCTTGTCTCCCGTGTCTCACTTCATGAGGGAAGTGTTGGCATGCAAAG TGTTCCAACCAGCCATAGATCTGATCACAGACCCCGATTACATAAACCAAAAGATCATCCAATACCTCGAAGCTCAGAAGGAAGTGAACGCCATGCATGTCAGGACCCACGAGTACGCGAAAACGTTCGAGGATTACATACGACTAATAAACAGCTGTGATAACGTTGACCAGCTGAAACGGTTACG GTACGACATAGTAACCCAAATAATGCAAGCAACCACCCTCCAAAACATGAAACGGGCAAAAGGCGTGGACGTGGACGCAGAGAAAGGAGGGCAGCAGAACGTAAGCCGGCAACAGATAGCCGACGCGAAGAAATTGAAGAGATATATCACTCAGCTCAGTATAGCTAAACTTGAGTGTGAAGAGCACCTTAAGAGGTTGGGCTGGGATGGCGCCTTCCCTGCTGTAAATGAGTCGGATAACAAG tGTCTACCCCTCCACAAAGTGCTAGAAAGCGTGACAGGCCGGCGGTACCTATCGATGTTTCTGGAGACAATGTGCTCGCAAGGCCTGGTTGGATTCTGGATGGGAGTAGAAGAGTTGCGGCACAGTCCAAGAAGCAGTTGGCACCAGCTTGGTGCTGAGATCTTTTATACGTACATCAGATCGCCCACTGCGGAGATTAAGGTGGACAAG GACACGAGAAAACGAATGGAGGCATTTCTGCTCGGGGACAAAGGGCCGGAAGTATTTTACGAAGTGCAAGACACTGTTGTCGACACGATACAGGAGAAGTACTACTCTTCGTTCATGCTCAGTGAGCAGTACAAGGCACTGATGATCGAGCTGGCGAACGAAGAAGCTAATAAAG AAATAAACGCCGAACGATCTCCTATAGAAGACCGGCAGTTGTCGAACGAGTCCGTGTCATCCGCAGAGAGCGCGGCCGCGTTACACCTTACAGAGCATTCTACATACGCGAGGCGGAAACTAGATCAGCTGCAGGAGAGGCATAACAACAAGACTCAG GCATTAGCGGCCCTCAGAGCGTCATTGAAACCCGAGTCTCGAGCTCTAGCCATGCTGGAGAACGAAGTAGAACGCCTGACAGAAGAACAAATGCGGTTAGAGTCACATCTGGCTCGCACGGACACTTGGGCCGAGCATCTTGGCACGTGGCGGGCCACTGTGCAGAGTGCCGAg ATATTGGACGAAAATAAGCCCCCACAGTTCGTGATAGTAGTGCACATGGCCGAGCAGGAAACTACCTCAATCGAAGACGAGAGGCCAGAGCAAATCTCCACGGGATGGGTTATATTGAGAACGCTAAACGATTTCCAG GATCTACATCGAAAATTAAGGCCTATGTGTTCTGAACTGAAAAATTTGGAACTACCTTCGAATTCTTTTAAGTTTCTCTTTggtaaaaatgataaaaattccTTAGATAAAGCCAAGAACCTCATACAAAAGTATTTAGAA TTTGTTTTAGAAGACGACAGACTGAACCAAAGTGAACCTCTATATACATTCCTCAACGCAACCAGCGAATTCACAAAACAGGGAGACAATCCAAAGAAAAACAAATTCTCGTTTTCTACGTTATTTAAAAG TACAAGCAGCGAAGCAACGAATAGATCGTCGACGGATCGCGAAGCGTTCACACACTTGTCGGCAGATGAAGATGAGATATCGCTCTACCTAGACGGGAATGGCACTGACCCCGCTAATAAGAACATGGCTAATGCCATGCGAG GTGCCGGTCCGTTGGGCGAAGAACGCGACAGCATAGCTGAGCCTTTGTACGCGCTGCTGAGCGAAGTGTTCGACATGCGGGGCGTATTCCGATGGCTCAGGAAGACTCTAGTCACTTTCGTACAAATCACTTATGGGAGAACTATTAACAG acaaataaaagagacggtGACGTGGCTATTCTCCGAGCAAATGCTTCACTACTACATCAGTGTCGTCCTAAAGTCGTGGTGGCCGGGCGGCGTGCTGAGCGAGCCTGGCAACAGGAACATGGCAGACCGAG AGCACACCCGCACGATAGCCCTGGAACAGCTGAGCGAGACAGTAGTGGACGCGCTGTCGTCGCTAGTAGGCGCGCACGCGGCAGCTCGCGGCGCGCACAAGCTGTTCCACACGCTGCAGAACACCAAGCACAACAAGCAGCTCGCCTAC GAGCTGTTCGAGCTGGTCCTCATGGAGGTATTCCCGGAGCTAAAGCGCTACCACACCTAA
- the LOC125228485 gene encoding pyridine nucleotide-disulfide oxidoreductase domain-containing protein 1 — protein sequence MNQTKQFNILLLMADKGITLDTTYLVIGGGIAGVTCVETLAILHPEETLVMVTASSLVKNVSNVSFFAKTVVKFDVNETEASSLQRIHPNLNIVYDSLQSVNTKNKFAITSNGTVIKYGVICICTGGIPKLISESSKSKRVLGIRDTESVQEFQEKLKTGRKMVIVGNGGIASEIVHATRGIQKVWVIRDDYISSTFIDPGAAEFFQNTFRRKTSEADPPKHIISRRHVFSEEDTVVALNKDLKSAALGPDWFRKLEDIKNETGEQELDIIYKTEIESINEFQDKEYPLQVKLTNGRTVLCDFVISATGVEPAVNFLWDQQPTHGPDGGLAVNEFQETSVRDVFAAGDVAHAAWTHAPHWFQLRLWTQARQMAAMAAKSMHARTTNQEVLQDFCFELFTHCTTLFGYRVVLLGKYNGQGLGTDYEILLRTTPCLEYVKFVLQNGRLQGAILVGETDLEEMCENLILDQIDLSPFGDDILNPDIDIDDYFD from the coding sequence atgaaCCAAACGAAACAATtcaacatattattattaatggcTGATAAAGGAATAACTTTAGATACTACTTATTTGGTCATAGGCGGTGGAATAGCTGGCGTGACATGTGTAGAGACGTTGGCTATACTGCATCCCGAGGAAACATTGGTGATGGTGACAGCATCTTCCCTGGTCAAAAATGTGAGCAACGTCAGCTTTTTCGCGAAGACTGTGGTCAAGTTTGATGTTAATGAGACTGAAGCAAGTTCGCTGCAAAGAATACATCCGAATTTGAATATAGTTTACGATTCATTACAAAGTGTAAACACGAAAAATAAATTTGCGATAACATCAAATGGAACGGTTATTAAATATGgtgtaatatgtatatgtacagGCGGCATACCGAAGCTTATCTCAGAATCTAGTAAATCTAAAAGAGTGCTCGGAATCAGGGACACTGAGTCTGTCCAAGAGTTCCAAGAAAAGTTGAAAACAGGTCGAAAAATGGTTATTGTGGGAAATGGCGGAATTGCATCAGAAATTGTACATGCAACTAGAGGAATACAAAAAGTTTGGGTGATAAGAGATGACTACATATCGTCCACATTCATAGATCCTGGTGCTGCTGAATTTTTCCAAAACACCTTCCGGAGAAAAACCTCAGAAGCTGATCCACCTAAACATATTATATCAAGGAGGCATGTTTTTTCAGAGGAAGACACTGTAGTTGCTTTGAATAAAGACCTGAAATCTGCTGCTCTTGGTCCTGACTGGTTTAGGAAACTTGAGGATATAAAAAACGAAACTGGCGAGCAAGAATtagatataatttataaaactgAAATTGAATCTATAAATGAATTTCAGGACAAAGAATACCCACTACAAGTTAAGCTAACTAATGGCAGAACAGTACTATGTGACTTTGTTATATCGGCAACAGGAGTGGAGCCTGCTGTTAACTTTTTATGGGACCAGCAGCCCACTCATGGACCTGATGGTGGATTAGCTGTTAATGAATTCCAAGAAACATCTGTTAGAGATGTATTTGCAGCCGGTGATGTAGCTCATGCTGCATGGACACATGCTCCACACTGGTTTCAACTCAGACTCTGGACCCAAGCAAGACAGATGGCGGCAATGGCGGCTAAGTCAATGCATGCCCGCACTACAAACCAAGAAGTCTTACAAGATTTTTGTTTTGAGTTATTCACACATTGCACAACTCTTTTTGGGTACAGGGTAGTATTACTTGGTAAATATAATGGACAAGGATTAGGCACTGATTATGAAATCCTGTTAAGAACAACTCCTTGCCTTGAATATGTTAAATTTGTGCTTCAAAATGGTAGACTTCAAGGAGCAATTTTAGTAGGAGAGACAGATTTAGAAGAAATGTGTGAAAATCTTATACTTGACCAAATAGATTTGTCACCATTTGGAGACGATATTTTAAATCCTGACATAGATATTGATGACTATTTtgattaa